The following proteins are co-located in the Abditibacteriaceae bacterium genome:
- a CDS encoding polysaccharide deacetylase family protein, protein MKTPFVRHSALRARRPAFFFSASALGLVAALCNIGCRSQTESAAEASLPQPTPQLKPTATPRPRKIAQQELLSRWARGKTVSEVHLKPGVRAIALTFDDGPWPHYTQQILDILEQEKVPATFFFVGRNVQNYPKIARRVRDGGHTIANHTWNHLSRPRKGAKAEIDRTDAIIRKELGVKVTLFRPPYGIVRNGLADVAKKQGKTVVLWSSDSMDWSRASAFTIHSRVHRQGKPGGIVLMHDGGGPRRATVEALPYIISSLRGRGFRFVTVPQLLAMHVPPVKKVRVKKTPVKKVQHAKLQQPSMPAKKPVAAKPHLPQPIATPRPIPPPTPR, encoded by the coding sequence GTGAAAACACCTTTTGTTCGCCACAGCGCATTGCGTGCGCGTCGTCCTGCGTTTTTCTTTTCCGCAAGCGCGCTCGGGCTTGTAGCGGCTTTGTGTAACATCGGGTGCCGTTCTCAGACCGAAAGTGCTGCTGAGGCGTCGTTACCACAGCCAACGCCTCAACTGAAGCCCACAGCAACGCCGCGTCCACGCAAAATTGCACAACAGGAATTGCTTTCTCGCTGGGCACGGGGAAAAACGGTGAGCGAAGTTCATCTGAAACCTGGCGTGCGCGCGATTGCTCTGACATTCGACGACGGCCCCTGGCCGCATTACACGCAACAAATTCTCGACATTCTCGAACAGGAGAAGGTGCCTGCGACGTTTTTCTTTGTGGGCCGCAATGTCCAGAATTATCCGAAGATTGCGCGCCGCGTTCGTGATGGCGGCCATACAATCGCCAATCATACGTGGAATCATCTTTCGCGACCGCGTAAGGGAGCCAAAGCTGAAATCGACCGTACCGATGCCATCATCCGAAAGGAGCTGGGTGTGAAAGTCACGCTTTTTCGCCCACCTTATGGAATAGTGCGCAACGGTCTGGCAGATGTCGCCAAAAAACAGGGTAAAACCGTTGTGCTCTGGTCGTCGGATTCGATGGATTGGAGTCGCGCCTCGGCCTTCACTATTCATTCGCGGGTGCACCGCCAGGGCAAACCCGGAGGTATCGTTCTGATGCATGATGGCGGCGGCCCGCGCCGCGCCACGGTTGAAGCGCTTCCTTACATCATTTCGTCGCTGCGCGGACGCGGATTCCGTTTTGTCACAGTTCCGCAATTACTGGCGATGCACGTTCCGCCTGTGAAAAAAGTTCGCGTGAAGAAAACACCCGTCAAGAAAGTGCAACACGCCAAACTCCAACAACCAAGCATGCCTGCGAAGAAGCCAGTGGCAGCGAAACCACATCTGCCGCAACCCATCGCGACGCCTCGTCCCATTCCTCCCCCGACGCCCCGTTAA
- a CDS encoding PspA/IM30 family protein, translating to MALGDILSRAGSILSANVNELLDRAEDPVKMSAEFLRKANDEMAEVRHEVALVIASYEDTRRAHAENEQDIRDWTQKAQMALTAGREDLARKALAEKQREEAENADLQAVLDEQKKQVDQLKAAADKLKAKVGEMERQRDLLVAQHRTAIARQHVQQVASGIGKSKALEGFDRLKKKTQREMSLAAAMESMDEPTLEDEFKALGAANNPGVEDELAAMKARLGISSPRSTPELPAG from the coding sequence ATGGCACTGGGTGATATTTTGAGCCGCGCCGGATCAATTTTATCGGCGAACGTCAACGAACTGCTGGACCGGGCCGAAGACCCGGTCAAGATGAGCGCGGAGTTTCTGCGCAAAGCTAACGACGAGATGGCCGAAGTGCGGCATGAAGTCGCGTTAGTCATCGCGTCGTATGAAGATACGCGACGCGCACACGCTGAAAACGAACAGGACATCCGCGACTGGACACAGAAAGCGCAGATGGCCCTCACGGCTGGCCGCGAAGATCTCGCGCGGAAGGCGCTCGCCGAAAAGCAGCGCGAAGAAGCCGAGAACGCCGATTTGCAAGCCGTTCTCGACGAGCAGAAAAAGCAAGTCGATCAGCTGAAAGCGGCGGCGGACAAGCTCAAAGCCAAAGTCGGCGAAATGGAACGCCAGCGCGATTTGCTGGTGGCCCAGCACCGCACTGCGATCGCGCGTCAGCACGTTCAGCAAGTCGCCTCGGGCATTGGCAAAAGCAAAGCGCTCGAAGGCTTCGACCGTTTGAAAAAGAAAACGCAGCGCGAAATGAGCCTCGCTGCCGCTATGGAAAGCATGGACGAACCCACGCTCGAAGACGAATTCAAAGCGCTGGGCGCAGCGAATAATCCAGGCGTCGAGGACGAACTCGCCGCGATGAAAGCGCGCTTGGGCATTTCCTCGCCGCGTTCTACTCCCGAACTCCCTGCCGGATAA
- a CDS encoding response regulator produces the protein MMLDSAPRILEDKRILVVEDTPENRKLFRAVLQLEGAEVFEASGALQGIEIAGRELPDLILMDIQMPGVDGLEATRRLRADPRTASIPVVAVTASVMERDRNQTIEAGCNSLIAKPIDPALFGQQIASFIQD, from the coding sequence ATGATGCTCGATTCAGCGCCCCGCATTTTAGAAGATAAACGCATTTTAGTCGTTGAAGATACACCCGAGAACCGCAAGCTGTTCCGTGCCGTGTTGCAACTTGAAGGTGCCGAAGTCTTTGAAGCCAGCGGAGCTTTGCAAGGCATCGAGATCGCGGGCCGCGAGTTACCCGATCTGATTTTGATGGACATCCAGATGCCCGGCGTTGATGGCCTCGAAGCAACACGCCGCCTGCGCGCCGACCCGCGCACCGCCAGCATTCCTGTTGTCGCCGTCACTGCCTCCGTCATGGAGCGCGACCGCAACCAAACGATTGAAGCCGGTTGCAACAGCCTTATTGCCAAGCCCATCGATCCGGCGCTTTTCGGCCAACAAATCGCCAGTTTTATTCAGGACTAG
- the rpiB gene encoding ribose 5-phosphate isomerase B, with translation MKIAVGADHAGFELKADVVSWIEEMGHEVLDCGTYSPDSVDYSDFAAAVGAAVVEQRVDLGVLVCGTGQGVAMAANKIRGVRAALCNETYSARLTREHNNANILTMGARIVGTGVAREILDAFLQTPFSQETRHQRRIDKMMLLEQSLPV, from the coding sequence ATGAAAATCGCTGTTGGCGCTGACCATGCCGGATTTGAATTGAAAGCCGATGTCGTATCATGGATTGAAGAAATGGGCCACGAAGTTCTCGATTGTGGAACCTATTCGCCCGATTCGGTCGATTATTCGGATTTCGCAGCGGCTGTTGGCGCAGCCGTCGTAGAACAGCGCGTCGATTTGGGCGTGTTGGTGTGCGGAACCGGTCAGGGCGTTGCGATGGCGGCAAACAAAATTCGGGGTGTTCGCGCGGCGTTGTGCAACGAAACCTATTCGGCGCGACTGACGCGGGAGCATAATAATGCCAATATCTTGACGATGGGGGCACGAATTGTGGGCACCGGCGTGGCGCGCGAAATCTTGGACGCGTTTTTGCAAACACCCTTTTCGCAAGAAACGCGACATCAAAGACGTATCGATAAGATGATGTTACTTGAACAAAGTTTGCCCGTTTAG
- a CDS encoding glycosyltransferase → MRAPRIVFYAVNGLGLGHVTRLLAIARAVRTQSPEAEILFLTTSEASHLVYREGFAAVKFPSRAAAQSGNLRAASWQRLMHTGVLSALTAFDPHILVVDTFPAGTASELLPALRWIPRRVFVFRAQRLERAREEFFQNTLRGYNLILIPHHEGEEEIPFPDTARGVWTGPITIREPHELLSREAARAALGFAPDEILALVTLGGGGDCDLQQTRATFARAAPGINARWIATRGPLESAVEIDRTSDILEIWPLMPYLRAFDWALSATGYNTVAELQAAGVPSILWPFARDVDDQNARAQTLAAQGRALALSESNAEKELPDALQRIARPETRRALQHAMEQRAAQHSASESGAQCAARAVLELL, encoded by the coding sequence ATGCGCGCGCCACGAATTGTTTTTTATGCCGTTAACGGCCTGGGGCTGGGCCACGTCACGCGACTGCTGGCCATCGCACGCGCGGTGCGTACGCAAAGCCCTGAAGCCGAGATTCTTTTTCTTACGACAAGCGAAGCCTCGCATCTGGTGTATCGTGAAGGCTTTGCAGCAGTAAAATTTCCCTCGCGCGCGGCGGCGCAAAGCGGAAATCTGCGCGCCGCTTCGTGGCAGCGCCTGATGCACACCGGTGTGCTTTCGGCGCTCACCGCGTTCGATCCTCATATTCTGGTCGTCGATACCTTTCCTGCCGGAACCGCCAGCGAACTGTTGCCCGCGCTGCGCTGGATTCCGCGTCGCGTTTTTGTCTTTCGCGCGCAACGCCTTGAACGCGCGCGCGAAGAATTCTTCCAAAACACGCTGCGTGGCTACAATCTGATTCTCATTCCGCACCATGAGGGCGAAGAAGAAATTCCTTTTCCCGACACCGCGCGCGGCGTGTGGACAGGCCCGATTACAATTCGCGAGCCGCACGAATTGCTTTCGCGCGAAGCAGCCCGCGCAGCGCTCGGCTTTGCGCCGGACGAGATTTTGGCTTTGGTGACGCTCGGCGGTGGTGGCGACTGTGATCTGCAGCAAACGCGCGCGACCTTTGCGCGCGCCGCGCCCGGAATAAATGCACGCTGGATCGCGACACGCGGGCCGCTGGAAAGTGCGGTCGAAATCGACCGCACTTCCGACATTCTCGAAATCTGGCCTTTGATGCCATATTTGCGCGCCTTCGACTGGGCGTTATCGGCAACGGGCTACAATACCGTCGCCGAGTTACAGGCCGCTGGCGTGCCTTCGATTCTGTGGCCTTTCGCGCGCGATGTGGACGACCAGAATGCACGCGCGCAAACTCTGGCAGCGCAGGGCCGTGCGCTCGCCCTTTCGGAAAGCAATGCTGAAAAAGAACTGCCCGATGCGCTTCAACGCATCGCCCGACCGGAGACGCGCCGCGCGCTGCAGCACGCAATGGAGCAAAGGGCAGCGCAACACTCGGCATCGGAAAGCGGGGCGCAATGTGCAGCGCGCGCCGTGTTAGAATTGCTCTAA
- a CDS encoding ATP-binding protein, translating to MPTSDSSNLHTDASLTADSANGHHEHRDSSEYPPAPRASDGSSGPSAAGASPNGVADGLPSASELEQTLQRLVRRMAMLIQAEKCIFLLHDRERHQLVARPPALGFTPEEIKSMRVSTTQGVSGTVFTTGQPMMVADVQSNDLIDKTWAKKLDVRNVISHPLVREMRDEQERVTGKHTVGVLHVINKRGGAEFTDEDVRLLSIMSRQVTAVIANAQLYLKLTEEKEQLQATLQSLLTGIFMVETTGHVSLINPAARHMFGLDDLHLSGQQYWEIIPIEEVTDLVRKAVEDGVEGQAEIEIEVASSTVDGPRIFQLQTAIVRGEHNGLVTVMGVVAIFNDITEIRNVERMKTAFVSTVSHELRTPLTSIKGFVSTLLQDTEGYYDAETRMEFYGIIDSECDRLQRLIEDLLNVSRIESGRALQMHWTTFEPVAIIEKVMNAQRSYTDKHELILESPDEVPHVLGDADKFDQMMTNLISNAIKYAPSGGQIRMNVSVGEESLRVSVADQGIGIPADKLGRIFEKFERVDDRDTRQAGGTGIGLYLVKHLVERHEGKIWVESEVGKGSTFIFEIPMRPQKALDEMAELGQN from the coding sequence ATGCCAACTTCCGATTCTTCCAACCTTCACACCGACGCATCTTTAACCGCCGACAGTGCCAATGGTCACCATGAACACCGCGATAGCTCGGAATATCCGCCTGCGCCGCGAGCCAGTGACGGCTCCTCGGGGCCTTCCGCTGCTGGCGCTTCACCAAATGGTGTCGCCGATGGCTTGCCTTCCGCCTCTGAATTAGAGCAAACCTTGCAACGTTTAGTGCGACGCATGGCGATGCTGATTCAGGCGGAAAAATGCATTTTTCTCCTCCACGACCGCGAACGACATCAACTGGTGGCGCGTCCTCCAGCGCTTGGATTTACGCCAGAAGAAATCAAGTCGATGCGTGTTTCGACAACCCAGGGCGTCAGTGGGACCGTCTTCACGACGGGACAGCCGATGATGGTTGCGGATGTTCAAAGCAACGATCTTATCGACAAAACATGGGCCAAAAAACTCGATGTTCGTAATGTGATTTCGCACCCACTGGTGCGCGAAATGCGCGACGAGCAAGAGCGTGTCACAGGCAAGCACACCGTTGGCGTTCTGCACGTTATTAATAAGCGCGGTGGTGCCGAATTTACTGATGAAGACGTGCGTTTGCTGAGCATCATGTCGCGTCAGGTGACAGCGGTTATCGCCAACGCGCAGCTTTATCTCAAGCTCACCGAAGAAAAAGAACAGCTTCAGGCCACGCTGCAAAGCCTCCTCACCGGCATTTTTATGGTCGAAACGACGGGCCATGTTTCGCTCATCAATCCGGCGGCGCGCCACATGTTCGGGCTGGACGATTTGCACCTTTCCGGCCAGCAATACTGGGAAATCATCCCGATTGAAGAAGTAACCGACCTGGTGCGCAAGGCTGTGGAAGACGGCGTTGAAGGCCAGGCCGAAATCGAGATCGAGGTTGCCAGCAGCACCGTCGATGGCCCGCGCATTTTTCAGTTGCAAACCGCGATTGTGCGCGGCGAACACAACGGCCTTGTCACTGTAATGGGCGTTGTTGCCATCTTCAACGACATCACCGAAATTCGCAACGTCGAGCGCATGAAAACCGCGTTCGTTTCGACGGTTTCGCACGAATTGCGCACACCCTTAACTTCGATCAAAGGCTTTGTTTCGACGCTTTTGCAAGACACCGAAGGCTACTACGACGCCGAAACGCGGATGGAATTCTACGGAATCATCGACAGCGAATGCGACCGTCTGCAGCGACTCATTGAAGACTTGCTCAATGTTTCGCGCATCGAGTCGGGCCGCGCGCTGCAAATGCACTGGACGACATTCGAGCCGGTTGCCATCATCGAAAAAGTGATGAACGCGCAGCGCAGTTACACCGACAAGCACGAACTGATTCTGGAATCTCCTGACGAAGTGCCACACGTTCTGGGCGACGCCGACAAGTTCGATCAGATGATGACGAACCTGATTTCCAACGCGATCAAATATGCGCCGAGCGGCGGGCAGATTCGCATGAACGTATCGGTGGGCGAAGAAAGTTTGCGCGTATCGGTCGCCGATCAGGGCATTGGCATTCCCGCCGATAAACTGGGCCGGATTTTTGAAAAATTCGAGCGCGTCGATGACCGTGATACGCGTCAGGCGGGCGGGACGGGAATTGGCTTGTATTTGGTGAAGCACCTTGTCGAACGGCACGAAGGCAAAATCTGGGTCGAAAGTGAAGTTGGCAAAGGTTCGACGTTCATCTTTGAAATTCCCATGCGCCCGCAGAAAGCGCTCGATGAAATGGCCGAACTGGGGCAGAATTAA
- a CDS encoding carboxypeptidase M32, translating into MSNLQNLKSRLSDVHNLEMAEAVLGWDQETMMPPGGVAARAETRATLAKLSHQLSTSDEIAQLLERAEQDGVENENDAALLRVARRNFDKATKTPPELVEKLSRVSSLAHAEWIRAREENDFACFAPHLETLLDVTRQIALAREPNAPIYDTLLDDYEEGLTCAALEPIWAELKAATVPLVAQIAAAPPIDDSILSREYPIDAQRQFAESVLSDCGFDWNCGRQDTSVHPFCTNFGRGDVRITTRYGTNDLQSALFGSMHEMGHALYEQGSPPEFENTPLAGGVSLGVHESQSRMWENLVGRSRAFWAHYFPKLQSTFPTQLGDVSLDEFYRAINRVNPSLVRVEADEVTYNLHVILRYEIERELLEGKLAVADAPAAWNAKIQSYLGLTPPTDSEGILQDVHWSHGSFGYFPTYSLGNILSVQLWDKAQQSGDVAKATENADFAPLLAWLRENIHRHGRRISPPELVQRATGSPLTVAPYVNYLQTKFGAIYGF; encoded by the coding sequence ATGAGCAACCTGCAAAATTTGAAGTCACGTTTGAGCGATGTTCACAACCTGGAAATGGCCGAAGCCGTTTTAGGCTGGGATCAGGAAACGATGATGCCGCCCGGTGGCGTTGCGGCCCGCGCTGAAACACGCGCCACGCTCGCCAAACTCTCACATCAACTCTCTACCTCCGACGAAATCGCGCAGCTTTTGGAACGCGCCGAACAAGACGGCGTGGAGAACGAAAACGACGCAGCCTTACTACGCGTCGCGCGGCGCAATTTCGACAAAGCGACCAAAACGCCGCCAGAGCTTGTCGAGAAACTCTCGCGCGTTTCGTCGCTCGCGCACGCCGAGTGGATCAGGGCGCGCGAAGAAAACGACTTCGCCTGTTTCGCGCCGCACTTGGAAACGCTTCTCGATGTGACGCGCCAGATTGCGCTCGCTCGCGAACCGAATGCGCCAATTTACGACACGCTTCTCGACGATTACGAAGAAGGGCTAACCTGCGCCGCGCTTGAACCGATCTGGGCCGAACTCAAAGCGGCGACGGTTCCCCTTGTCGCCCAAATCGCTGCCGCGCCGCCGATTGACGATTCCATTTTGTCTCGCGAATATCCAATCGACGCGCAGCGCCAGTTCGCCGAAAGTGTGCTTTCCGATTGCGGTTTCGATTGGAACTGCGGACGTCAGGACACCAGCGTTCATCCGTTTTGCACCAACTTCGGGCGCGGCGACGTGCGTATTACCACGCGCTACGGCACAAACGATTTGCAAAGCGCACTTTTCGGCTCGATGCACGAAATGGGTCACGCGCTTTACGAGCAAGGCAGCCCGCCTGAATTCGAGAACACGCCGCTCGCCGGTGGCGTTTCGCTCGGCGTCCACGAAAGCCAGTCGCGGATGTGGGAGAACCTCGTTGGTCGCTCGCGTGCTTTCTGGGCGCATTACTTTCCCAAGTTGCAAAGCACATTTCCGACGCAACTTGGCGACGTTTCACTCGATGAGTTTTATCGCGCGATCAACCGCGTTAATCCGTCGCTCGTGCGCGTCGAGGCCGATGAAGTCACTTACAACCTGCATGTCATTTTGCGCTACGAAATCGAGCGCGAACTGCTGGAAGGCAAACTCGCGGTCGCCGATGCGCCTGCTGCATGGAATGCGAAAATACAAAGCTATCTGGGCCTGACGCCTCCGACAGACAGCGAAGGCATTTTGCAAGATGTTCACTGGAGCCACGGCAGCTTCGGCTACTTCCCGACTTACAGCCTGGGCAACATTCTCAGCGTGCAGTTGTGGGATAAGGCTCAGCAGAGCGGCGATGTTGCAAAAGCAACCGAGAACGCCGACTTTGCGCCGCTGCTCGCCTGGCTGCGCGAAAACATCCACCGCCATGGCCGCAGGATTTCGCCGCCCGAACTGGTGCAGCGCGCGACCGGCTCGCCACTGACGGTTGCGCCGTATGTCAATTATTTGCAAACGAAGTTCGGTGCAATTTACGGATTCTAA
- a CDS encoding anhydro-N-acetylmuramic acid kinase produces the protein MKVIGLMSGTSLDGIDAALCEVEGSGETLRAQLLHFCTVPFESDLRARILELCSSDTASLEAIARLNIELGEVFANAALEVLRRAKANPVDIACIASHGQTIGHWPPQNGKRGTTWQIGDAATVAALTGIDIVSNFRAADMAAGGQGAPLVPYADWCVLRDGKTHRIAQNIGGIANATWLPAGGNLNDVRAWDSGPGVMLIDALMRTLQNKSCDFDGVLAAQGTVCETLLQETLAHPFFALASPKSCGRAEFGEACASQFLIRARTLNLSDADVLTTATMLSARSMAHSYKRSASEIFVLPAPIEIVLGGGGARNTTLVQMLRDELHSGLEIGGARVLPVIKHFHDFGIDGDAREALAFAVLAAETLRGVPNTVPAATGATRAVCSGSLTRA, from the coding sequence ATGAAAGTTATTGGCTTGATGAGTGGCACTTCACTCGATGGCATCGACGCGGCGCTGTGCGAGGTCGAAGGAAGCGGCGAAACGCTGCGCGCGCAACTGTTGCACTTTTGCACGGTACCGTTTGAATCCGATTTGCGCGCACGAATTCTGGAGTTATGTTCGTCGGATACGGCTTCGCTCGAAGCCATCGCGCGGCTCAATATCGAATTGGGTGAAGTGTTTGCAAACGCTGCGCTGGAAGTGCTACGTCGGGCGAAGGCGAATCCCGTAGATATTGCGTGCATCGCGTCGCATGGACAAACCATCGGACATTGGCCGCCGCAAAACGGCAAGCGCGGCACGACGTGGCAAATCGGCGACGCCGCGACAGTTGCTGCGCTCACTGGCATTGATATCGTGTCGAATTTCCGCGCAGCAGACATGGCAGCGGGTGGGCAGGGCGCGCCACTCGTTCCTTATGCCGATTGGTGCGTTCTACGCGATGGAAAAACGCATCGTATTGCGCAGAATATCGGCGGCATCGCCAACGCGACGTGGCTTCCGGCAGGTGGAAACTTAAATGATGTGCGCGCCTGGGACAGCGGCCCCGGCGTCATGCTGATTGATGCGCTGATGCGGACGTTACAAAACAAAAGCTGTGATTTTGATGGCGTGCTGGCTGCGCAGGGGACGGTCTGCGAAACGCTCCTCCAAGAAACGCTGGCGCATCCGTTCTTCGCCCTTGCGTCGCCCAAAAGTTGTGGCCGCGCCGAATTTGGCGAAGCTTGCGCATCACAGTTTCTCATCCGCGCCCGCACTTTAAATTTGAGCGATGCCGACGTGCTGACAACAGCGACAATGCTTTCGGCACGCTCGATGGCCCACAGTTACAAACGCTCGGCGTCGGAAATATTCGTTTTGCCTGCGCCGATTGAAATCGTGCTGGGTGGCGGTGGGGCGCGCAACACAACGCTTGTGCAGATGCTGCGCGATGAACTCCATTCAGGTTTGGAGATTGGCGGCGCGCGGGTTCTTCCCGTTATCAAACACTTTCATGATTTCGGCATTGATGGCGATGCGCGTGAAGCGTTAGCGTTTGCCGTTCTTGCTGCCGAAACCCTGCGCGGCGTGCCGAACACGGTGCCTGCTGCCACTGGGGCAACGCGCGCGGTTTGCTCCGGCAGCCTGACGCGCGCCTGA
- a CDS encoding deoxyguanosinetriphosphate triphosphohydrolase, protein MNDFSDIYARLLEREELLDARATRSAQSQGRAREEEPDAYRTEFQRDRDRIIHTKAFRRLKHKTQVFVSPERDHYRTRLTHTLEVTQISRTVACALNLNEDLVEAIGMGHDLGHAPFGHVGEEALDEAYRRFDSTARFRHYEQSLRIVDELEPNGRGLNLTWEVRDGILHHSKGRSDLHAGQNIDNWLAKGKPSTLEGQIIRICDRVAYVNHDVDDAIRAGLIRAEDIPRECVEVLGERHAARITTMVNAILEASSETQNGKRTTRDRIAMRDDAMQATDELKNWMFDHVYKLDGVDETPRVRNVIGALFEAFMNDVRLMNPRLSSGVLTHNDSTVEFDRTSQNERARVVCDYIAGMTDRFASQTYADLFLPSSWRGV, encoded by the coding sequence ATGAATGATTTCTCCGACATCTATGCGCGGCTTTTAGAACGCGAAGAGTTGCTCGATGCGCGTGCCACACGTTCGGCACAAAGCCAGGGACGCGCACGCGAGGAAGAACCCGACGCGTATCGCACCGAATTTCAGCGCGACCGCGACCGCATAATTCACACCAAAGCGTTTCGCCGCCTGAAGCATAAAACGCAGGTTTTCGTGTCGCCCGAACGCGATCATTACCGCACGCGACTGACGCACACGCTCGAAGTGACGCAGATTTCACGGACGGTCGCGTGCGCACTCAACCTTAACGAAGACTTGGTGGAAGCCATTGGCATGGGCCACGATTTAGGCCACGCGCCGTTTGGTCATGTTGGTGAAGAAGCGCTTGATGAAGCGTATCGGCGCTTTGATTCGACAGCGCGCTTCCGTCATTACGAGCAAAGTCTGCGTATCGTCGATGAACTGGAGCCGAACGGACGCGGCCTCAATTTGACGTGGGAAGTGCGCGACGGAATTTTGCATCACAGCAAAGGCCGCAGTGATTTGCACGCTGGTCAAAACATTGACAACTGGCTTGCTAAAGGTAAACCGTCAACTTTGGAAGGGCAGATCATTCGTATTTGCGACCGCGTGGCGTATGTGAATCACGATGTCGATGATGCGATTCGCGCCGGATTGATTCGCGCCGAAGATATTCCGCGCGAATGTGTTGAAGTCTTGGGCGAGCGTCATGCGGCGCGCATCACGACGATGGTGAACGCGATTCTGGAAGCGAGTTCTGAAACACAAAACGGAAAACGCACCACGCGCGACCGAATTGCAATGCGCGACGATGCGATGCAGGCGACTGATGAATTGAAAAACTGGATGTTCGATCACGTTTACAAGCTGGATGGCGTCGATGAAACGCCACGCGTTCGCAACGTGATCGGCGCGTTGTTTGAAGCGTTTATGAACGACGTACGTTTAATGAACCCTCGTTTATCGAGTGGCGTCCTGACACATAATGATAGTACGGTCGAATTCGACCGTACTTCACAAAACGAAAGGGCGCGCGTCGTGTGTGACTACATCGCAGGAATGACCGACCGGTTTGCGTCTCAAACGTATGCCGACCTGTTTTTACCTTCGAGTTGGCGCGGCGTATAA
- a CDS encoding Rieske (2Fe-2S) protein: protein MNNEIEQNHSDNTPTETPDESRRAFLKLAVAGCAGCAALALAGCGDTSGDSKNGSGAGKAGNQGLATAVKTVDGWQVAGAAALTAGQTQQFIAGGEPIFLIGQGNGKVRALSGKCTHLGCAVEWKGEKKEFFCPCHASRFSKDGKVLTGPAEKPLPEFSVTTRGADVVVKVK from the coding sequence ATGAACAACGAAATCGAACAGAATCACTCGGACAATACGCCAACGGAAACTCCCGATGAATCGCGGCGCGCATTTTTGAAACTGGCGGTTGCGGGCTGCGCCGGTTGCGCGGCGCTGGCGCTGGCCGGTTGCGGCGACACCTCAGGTGATTCCAAAAACGGAAGCGGCGCAGGCAAAGCGGGAAATCAAGGGCTGGCGACAGCTGTGAAAACGGTGGACGGTTGGCAAGTTGCGGGTGCGGCTGCATTGACAGCGGGACAAACGCAGCAGTTCATCGCGGGCGGCGAACCGATTTTTCTCATCGGGCAGGGGAACGGAAAGGTGCGCGCGTTATCCGGCAAATGCACACATCTGGGCTGCGCAGTCGAATGGAAAGGCGAAAAGAAAGAATTTTTCTGTCCGTGTCACGCGTCGCGCTTCAGTAAAGATGGCAAAGTGCTGACTGGCCCGGCTGAAAAACCGTTGCCCGAATTCTCTGTCACAACGCGCGGCGCCGATGTTGTTGTGAAAGTGAAATAA
- a CDS encoding phytanoyl-CoA dioxygenase family protein, which produces MNTSFYADFDALGYAIVPDILTGDECDLLIGAMSENAHDSASRRGSIYARRDVLEIETVRAVAQSEPVHRVVQTILGEHCAVVRGLMFDKTPEANWKVPWHQDLTIAVKEEREAPGFGPWSQKEGVTHVQPPTEILRRIVALRLHLDECNRENGPLRVLPQSHRSDKLSAAQIQEWRERETAHTCEVPRGGALLMRPLLLHASSAATSPRHRRVLHLEWAAEKLPHGLEWFAQI; this is translated from the coding sequence ATGAACACTTCTTTTTATGCCGATTTCGATGCACTCGGCTACGCGATTGTGCCCGACATCCTGACTGGCGATGAGTGCGACCTGTTAATTGGAGCCATGAGCGAGAACGCGCACGATTCGGCGTCACGACGCGGAAGCATTTACGCGCGGCGCGACGTTTTGGAAATCGAAACGGTGCGTGCTGTTGCGCAATCGGAGCCTGTGCATCGTGTTGTCCAGACGATACTGGGCGAACATTGCGCGGTCGTGCGCGGTTTGATGTTTGATAAAACGCCGGAAGCCAACTGGAAAGTTCCCTGGCACCAGGATTTGACCATCGCCGTAAAGGAAGAGCGCGAAGCGCCCGGATTTGGGCCGTGGTCGCAAAAGGAAGGCGTCACGCATGTCCAGCCACCAACAGAAATTCTCCGGCGCATAGTTGCGCTGCGATTGCATCTCGATGAATGCAACAGAGAAAACGGCCCGTTGCGAGTGTTGCCGCAATCACATCGCAGCGATAAATTAAGCGCTGCCCAAATACAAGAATGGCGCGAGCGCGAAACGGCGCACACCTGCGAAGTGCCGCGCGGCGGCGCGCTTTTGATGCGACCGCTGCTGCTTCATGCGTCGTCGGCGGCAACGTCGCCTCGTCACCGGCGCGTGCTTCATCTGGAATGGGCCGCCGAGAAATTGCCGCACGGTTTGGAATGGTTCGCGCAAATATAA